Within the Gossypium raimondii isolate GPD5lz chromosome 12, ASM2569854v1, whole genome shotgun sequence genome, the region ccTCAGAGTTCTTAGTTGGAGAAGAACTAGTAAGTGTCCGAGAAGCTAGAGAAGGCTGTGGAGAGTAACGGAAGACTTCGTTGTGTAACTAGCTTCCTTGAGACCTTCTGTAGGTTTCTAATCAGTGAGTATCTTGTTTGTGTTAGTCATCTATGGGTTTCCTATGAGTCTTTGCATACTGTTAAGTTCTAGTTGTCATAGTTACAGTTTATGAATCCAGGTGAAATCGTCCTTATGAAATATGGAAAACTATCGCATGTAATTATCTGCATGTGCATGTGAGTGACATGAAACAAACACGACTTCCTTGGTGTACAAACTCAGTAGGATAAGATGGGCCATTGGTAAGGCATGTTAGTTGCTAACTAGATTAACAGATGTGATAGACCACTGGTATGGCATGTTAGTTACTAACCAGATTGGTGTGTGTTGGGTCTCTAGTAGGACATGTTAGTTGCTAACCAGCCTGACAATATGGGTATTACCATCGGTAGGGCATGTTAGTTGTTAACCATGGCAAAGAGCCCTGAACTTATGGGAACATGCATGTGATCGAAATAACGTGGATTATGGTATTTGttttgatgtgtaaatatgGGATCAGAGGTTAGCACAAGGAAAGGAGAGAAAAAGAGTAAGAAAATGTAAATTCTGATTTGTTGTTTGTAATGCATGTTATGTATATTTGAAGAGAGGAATGAGACACTAAGTAGGAATGTTTGATAATGTAATTGCAGTGTATGATAGTGGTAAATCTTTAATCATGTTACTGTGTTGAGTACGTAGCGTATCCGCTAAGTAGTTGTGCTTGGTGTACAATATCTACCCTAGTGAAATTGAATTCGGTAACCGTGTAAGTACTAGTCAATTAATATGTCTGAGCTAGTAAGGGTAAGTGTTGGTAGCATTCGCGTTCCTTAAGGGAAGTATTTGTTCTGTTGATGTTAAGGCAACTGTTCTCTGGGAAGTAGGGGCAAAAGGTATTCACCCAGTAATAGAGTTAGCCTGGGAATACTATTCGCCAAAGATAGGTATTCGCCATTGATATATGTGTGAGGGTATATGCCCAAATGTCTCTGCATGTAGAATGTTGACttaataagttataaatatgtatatatatgttgtatTATCCCTGCTCTTGTAACTTGATTGGAAAGGGTCGagcatttttaaattttggagcTTACTAAGTTCTTTCGAACTTACtctctttctttcccttttccaAGTGGTACCACGACGTAAAGGGCTTGTTGAAAGGACTCAACCAGAAAAAGTGACCTCTGTTGTGAGCATCACCTATATTTGTTTTGTAACTTGCATATGTATATTTTGGGGTGACGCGAAATATCAATCTTGTATTTTGAAAGAAAGTATATGTTTCTTTCtatgaatatattttacaaaCTGTTTGGCGCACTCTGAATAGCCTATTTGGCGAATAGTATTGAAGTACCCTGTTTTTCAATTATGATTCAATAGtttcaattgttttattatgGCGAATTGCCaaatattttcctatattttgttaaaaattataaaaataataaatcaagtttAATTCTGCTTTTAGTATAACACCTCAGTCCGCCAGTTggggtttgaggtgttacaataaattttatcaaaatctaCTCACAATGGTTGTTGAACAACggttaaagtaacaaataaattgataaatctTTAGTTAATACCAATCTTGAGTTTAATTCTTGAATAACTTCAATCTTTTCTCTCTttatatgtgcatatatatataattgtaaaaatattttttcttttataaaataaaataaaatctagaaTACTAAAATCTCCATGCCTAAACTATATtgttttaactaatttaattaaatattttgttaaatacaaataaactcattttattaGTCTTAAATTTTAAGCAACGTAAAAGTTTGAGTCATTTATTGTGATTTTGAATATCAAACAAGTGTTACTATAAAACAATACATACACATAAATTATTTTCGAattgaaaataacaatataatttagTACATGATTaacataatcaatttatttacaTTGATTTTGTAAATATCAAAAGatgaaacttgaaaataaaagtataaatttccAACATGCTTTTTTTTCCattgtatatgtataatatggtacaattacttaaattatggtttcaaaattttattttagaatattatatatgttttaattatttataataacattcacttacattaattatctaaaataaaaatatattaaaaataaaaataaacacatactCACGTAAAAGgactaagttataaaataaatctcGATTGCCTGAcacaatatataatatatatgagcatatatgtatgtgtatttataataatatagcctacttttttattcaccaaaaatatatagactacTTCTATAATGTCCATCTGACTGTAACATTATGGCTTGTGCACGTTTCTAAAAGTCATTAAGTATCCCTTGCCATATTTTTGTAACGAAAAGGTAAGTGTTAGCAAAGAACCCTTTGTCTAACCACAACATTCACtgatttcttctcttctttcttcatttTGCTGTGGAAACATTGAACATTATCATGTTGGATTTCTTTCCATCTATGCTCTTTGGTTTCCTTACTAAGTTTCTGTGATTCTCCCATTTAATGTTGTGGAAAAACACAAACACCATCAGTACTTCCACCCTTTTATTGTTTGATCACTCACTCCACTAAGAATGATGGAGAAGGTGATGCAGCTAAACCCGATTCACTCCAGACACCATGTTTTATGGGTTTTCATCATCGTTCACTTTTCATTACTCCTTTTCTCAGCTTTCTCTGCAGATATCCCACCCaggttctttctttctttctcccatcCCCTATTTTCCTCTGTTTTGCTCTGTTTTATGTGATAAATGGAAATGTTGCTGATATTCggatttcaatttcaaattggAATTAAACTTTgggttctttctttttttgttctatAAATGTCTTTTTCTTCATCTCTTTCTGTTATCTCTATCGGCCTACTGGTTTTGGACACCATCACTTTTTCACACTTTTAACCTACACCTCAAGGCATGACTGAATTGTGAAATCTGATAATAACTTCTAGTAAGAGTTGGTAAAAGTTCCTCATTTTTCCCTATGGTAATGCTTTTTGGGTGGCCTAAAAGTTCTTTTTGTTAACTTTTTTGGTTAACATCAGCATGTGAATGCATggttttttaccttttttttttttgtttttagtaaCGCCAAAATTCTTAAACTAGTTTTAATCTTTCAAAGTAAAGGTTTCAAGCTCAAGTTCCAAGGGTGCTAAGTATGATCAaagttcttttttattctttttcaaaattatttgaagaatgttgGTAGTGACCCtgctttctttttgttttgttttatcttccaacatttgttttatatgtctaaaggtcaaaatatttttttcctatgacaataactttttatttagtatgtcaaaatttatatttatatataatttgtacaTCTTTGTCTGAATTGCAGAAAAATCTTAAATGGTGAAAAAAGAAGTCTCGTAAAGTCGAGTTGCATAGAGAAGATAACAGAGTAAGATTAAATTCTCCCTCTTCCATAAAGATAAAtgaagaataattaaattttcttttcttttgtaaaaaaaatgataaatgcaTGGTTCATTTAACTTTTTATTCTCCAAATCATAGTATTTATTAATTAGCAAATGGATACATTTTCAGGTTTTATTGATAATGGACTTGTTGAGGTAACTATAGAGAATCCTTCTGGTCATTTATCAGGAATTAAATATAAGGGAATGCTTAATGTGCTTGAAACCAgaaacaataacaacaacaaaggGTATGCACTTTTAAATAGTTTCCTTTTTTTCACCTTTCCCGTTTTCGGATAATCAATGTCAACGgaatttaatacaaaaaaaaaaataaaattgaaagttcATTACATATTCTAGGTATTGGGACATTGTCTGGGATAATGAAGCCTATGATAAGTAAGTTATTCGCGGTTTTTACATTAATGGTGTTATGAATATCATCTGTTCTATCTTTAATTaacactatttttatttttatttgcatgCTACTGCAGATTAGCTACACAACACGTCAAGATCATTACAGAAACTGACGAGTTAGTTGAGCTTTCCTTCACCAAAATGTGGGACATAACAAAAGACCATGGCAGTTCAGTTCCTTTAAACGTAGACAAAAGGTTTGCAAACATTCTCCGaggtttcaaattttttatggtCAAGTGCttaatttaacatgttttttcCAGGTATATAGTACGACGAGGCGTTCCAGGCTTGTATATGTATGGTATTTTGGAGCGACAAGAAGATTTTCCCGATGCTCATATGTATCAAATAAGGATTGCTTTTAAGCTCAATGAAGACAAGTAAAACTATTAACTatattgaatatcctttttaaaaaaaaaaaattcttaaattgaTGAAACAATTTGACATATTGATTCAGGTTTCATTTCATGGCGGTATCAGACACGAAACAAAGGATTATGCCTAGCCAAGAAGATCGAGATGAGAGTCGCTGTCAAGTTCTAGCTTTCAAAGAAGCTGTTCTGTTGACGAATCCAACCAATCCACAACTTAAAGGAGAGGTTGACGACAAGTACCAATATTCGACTGAGAACAAAGACAACAAGGTTCATGGGTGGATATCGGATGATGATGCTGTCGGTTTCTGGGTGATCACCCCTAGCAATGAGTTCCGAACTGGTGGCCCGCACAAGCAGGACCTCACTTCTCATGTTGGTCCCACAGCCCTCTCCGTAAGTCTACACTTACAAACCAACACAAACATACAAGTATATAAAATGAGCTTCCTTCCTTATTTGAAAGCTTGACTTTCACGATGTAGATGTTTGTTAGTACTCATTATACGGGGACGGAGATGGACGTATTGTATAAGAAAGGAGAGACTTGGAAAAAGGTTTTGGGCCCTGTTTGTATGTATCTCAACTCAGCATCTTGGGATGAAGCTCGTCATTATCGCAAGGCGCTGTGGAATGATGCTAATAGACAGTTGCGTGAAGAAATCCAAAGTTGGCCTTACAATTTCACTGCGTCAGAAGATTTTCCTCATGCTCAACAACGAGGAGAAGTTAATGGTCAATTGCTAGTGCGAGATCAGTATGAgtctcttttttcttctgttGTGTCCCCTTCATCCAATTACTTCAGTGTTGTTGCCTAATCCTTGCTTTGTTTTCTGGGTTCAGAAGCTTGGATAAGCAACTAATGCAGGCGAAATCTGCGTTTGTGGGGTTGGCAGCGCCTGCATATGCAGGATCATGGCAAACGGAAGGAAAGGTTAGTATCACGGGTGCACGGCATCCGAActattataaaaacatataaacatatttatatgtattaatatttatatgtataatgctgtattaatatttaaaattttgattaggcttatcttaaatttttataaagggataaatattattttagaagtacttttttctatattttatataatatctagAAAATACATATACGAGAATAAGACCTAAAAAGTAACTTTACGAGAATGAGACTTAAAAAGTAACTTTACTCTTTTGATATTATCATTTCAACTAAAGACATATTTAGTACTAGGAAGGATCCAATTACACGgtataaaatttaatggttttacaccctttgtaatttttcatacaattaatattttaacaacccaaacattgaatttatcaatatatttgtACTTGTAATGCATGTAAGTTTTGAATTGATGTGATATCTCtatcatatttataatattgaatttaacGGTTGAAagtattttacataaaattaatagttataaaattttaatttatgtcaaacTTGAGATGTATCATCTACAATTGAGTATCAAATATAAtggttgaattgttaaaatattaatagtataaaaattacGAAAGAAGGTAAAACCACTTAAATTTTACATCGGTGCAAGTGAAtcttttgtttaatatttaaattctttttataaattgattagaTAATTTAAATGTACGTAACTAAAAACTAGattattaagtatatatttatatatgaaaagcAAACTTCCATAAATCTAAGAGACTACATGGAAACCAGCCCATAAATCTAAAAGCAAACTTCCATAGATTATTAAGTATTGGTGCCGACTACGTTGGTTAGTAGTGCTAACAAGTTTCGCATCTGGTTTTTGTCATCTTCTTTCTATTTATAGGGCTACCAATTTTGGACTCAAACAGACAACACTGGCCGTTTCACTATAAAAAATGTCCGACCAGGGGAGTATAATTTTTATGCATGGGTCTATGGTTTCATTGGAAACtataaattaaatctcaaaatcaCTATCCAACCAGGTAAAATCAATCTCCTATTTCTTGGGATCAAAGAAATAAGATCGTCTAGACCATTTTAACTCGCTTTAATTGGAGATtcataaacatacatatttctCACTGCAGGAAACAAGATCAACTTGGGTACCCTTATATACGATCCTCCAAGAAATGGCCCTACATTGTGGGAAATAGGGATTCCCGACAGAACAGCTGCTGAGTTCTTCATACCTGAACCAAATCCAACATTTGTTAACTCAATCCTCAACCATGACGCCGACAAGTAAGCTTTTTGGCTACACCTTTCTGCCTAAGCTTTCCAAACCCAGATTTCATCAACTTAACTTCATGTTTTGTAACGTAACAGATTTAGACAATACGGATTGTGGGATCGGTACTCAGATATTTATCGTGACGGTGATCTTGTCTTTACAGTTGGGGTTAGCAATTATTCTAAGGATTGGTTCTTTGCTCATGTTCCCAGGTGCCATTTTCAACTTACATTTCCCAGggtgttcttttttttaattttatattctttttggTGCTAATATTTTCAATCACAGGCTCATAGGAAACGAGACAAGGGCAACCACATGGCAGATTAAATACGAACTCCAGGAAGTGAACAAGGCAGGAAATTACACGCTCCAACTGGCCTTGGCAGCAGCTTCCTATGCTGAAGTTCAGGTATAAATAATAACAGAAAACCTCATCTCACATCCTCAGCCACCATTTATCAATGCTGGTCTTTCACTTAAACTGCATTTCTCATCATCTTTCATAGGTTCGAATCAACAATCCCGATGCTAATCTACCTCATTTTACGACGGAGAGAATCGGGTACGACAATGCAGTACCAAGACATGGAATTCATGGATTGTACAGATTGTATAGTATAAATGTGCCTGGAAATGGATTTCAGAGAGGGAATAATACGATCTTTCTAACTCAGACAAGATGCCATGATTCATTCGAAGCAGTTATGTATGACTATATTCGGTTTGAAGGACCTGCTGTTTAATCAAGTAGCTTGTCTTGTACTAATAGGAAGTTGGTTTATATTCTTTTCTGGTAGTAATACATGATCAGACTCATCAATCAAGTTAAACTTAAACTTGGAGATACGCACAGAAAATTCTAGCAAAGAGGACTCAGACTGGTGTGGAAACTCGTTTtataagtatttaaatatatataaatttaattacataagtTATTGTTTTGGTTATTTGTGTAGATGAGATATATATcacattaatatattatttggaaTGGATTTAcacattcaattaaaatatttggtgCCTTCATTTGGGTGGtaaaattatcacaaaatcTCACATGTTATAtcttatatttcattttatttttattgaaaaagttataaaattaaaaatattaaaaataacaataccaACCTATTAAAATCTAAtggttataaaatttataaaaaattcaccaCATACTCTTTTATTGGGTCagtattgttattttttaataatttttaatttcttttataaaatttgtttataattttataattttaaattttaaaaagtttaattgatttttaaaatttttttaagtaaaatgtaTTTTATCCAAAAAGCAAAATTGTTTAGAGGCCTAATCAATCTCTCAACCTACAGAATCAGTATCAACACTCATTTACATCAGCTCCCAATTTCTACAAATGTCATCAGTATTCTCTAAAGCAACTCtaaaatttacaattctatCATGAACAAAACAATTAATCAGTGCAAACAAAGAATGAACCGATCTTGGATTGCCACCATGAATTCTAAGGTTTCTTTCTTGCCAAACAAAGTAGATAAAAGCACACCATGAAGTCTAAGAATAGTAGATTTAAGTGCGTTAGCTCTACCATTCTTGACCATCCAATAAAAAATACTCTGCCAGGAGTCAAGTTGTAAATGAACACCACAAGCATGAAGAATAAGGGTCCATATTTGTTGAGAAAAAGAGCAGTTCCAAAAAAGATGGGTCTCTACTTTCAATATCATATGAGATCAAAGAACATATTGGATTTGTAAGACCCAATTTCTACCCGGcccaaatattaaaacaaaataaataacagtccaattacaaaggaaaaataataggCCCAATGTAGCCCAtggcccaaaataaaaaaacctctAGCCcacaaaacttaaaaacattttcGGCAGAAATGAGCAGAAACCCTAAGGTGCGCCGCACGCCGCTCCACCTCCTCGCACACGCCGTAGCCTTCATTTACCTATCACCGCTCCTCCACGCCTCGAAATCCCTGCAAAAATTGAATGCAACAACAGAGCATGCTAACAGTAATGACAGTAAATATAGACAGATAAAGGAAAATTTAATGGTTGGATCTGGCTATAAAGGCCTAGATCTTCTCTTCGTAATTTTTTTACACACATCAGTCAATTGAAAATCagaaaccaaattttaaaggttgattTTAAACTATTCTCttcgttttttttctttttattcatttattttatttatttgttttttttaaaacccattttaaaataattagcaaagaaaataaaagggaaacaGTTACCTAAATCGGCCCTTAGACCCGCCGTCGATGGTCCTTTGCCGTCGTCGAATTTGGGCTCGGAAGAAGGCCAAAGACTTTGTTTTCTCATCAGTTCCCCTTTCCAAAGTTCGGACCTTTGAATATGCTTCGATGCGTGGATCGGGAACTCCTTCACACGATGCCGGCCACCGGCCATGGCGACGATTAGGATCGGCCGAGGAATGGGGTTGAGAGGATTTGAGATCCTcagttttttaaaagaaatgggggctgatttttttttagggttttaattttgctatttatataagaatatatatggCGCCGTTTTGGGTTTGAATAACAACTgccaaaacgacaccgtttggcCTAAGACCCGAAGACCCGACCCGTATTCatgggatccgcgtgttttctgaTGTGAGGGGATATTTGCGCATGCAGTCCCTCCGCCTTTGCAATGTAGCACGATCTGATTCTTTTTAGTTCTTTTGGAATTGGGCCGCATATTTTGCTTCTGTTTCGATTCAGTCCTTGAACCATGTATAATCCCTCGCTTGAAGCGCTGCGTTTCTGGACTGGGGAATATTTCTCTACATACCCCTTGCGCTTTGAGCGCGCTTCATTTCGGTCCCCTAGCAacctgttttatttatttgcaatttaaacCTCGATTTTTGGCCTGATTTCAATTCGGTCCACAACttgtttttattcatttacttatttatttttatttcattgttttttttt harbors:
- the LOC105763513 gene encoding uncharacterized protein LOC105763513, coding for KKKSRKVELHREDNRVFIDNGLVEVTIENPSGHLSGIKYKGMLNVLETRNNNNNKGYWDIVWDNEAYDKLATQHVKIITETDELVELSFTKMWDITKDHGSSVPLNVDKRYIVRRGVPGLYMYGILERQEDFPDAHMYQIRIAFKLNEDKFHFMAVSDTKQRIMPSQEDRDESRCQVLAFKEAVLLTNPTNPQLKGEVDDKYQYSTENKDNKVHGWISDDDAVGFWVITPSNEFRTGGPHKQDLTSHVGPTALSMFVSTHYTGTEMDVLYKKGETWKKVLGPVCMYLNSASWDEARHYRKALWNDANRQLREEIQSWPYNFTASEDFPHAQQRGEVNGQLLVRDQSLDKQLMQAKSAFVGLAAPAYAGSWQTEGKGYQFWTQTDNTGRFTIKNVRPGEYNFYAWVYGFIGNYKLNLKITIQPGNKINLGTLIYDPPRNGPTLWEIGIPDRTAAEFFIPEPNPTFVNSILNHDADKFRQYGLWDRYSDIYRDGDLVFTVGVSNYSKDWFFAHVPRLIGNETRATTWQIKYELQEVNKAGNYTLQLALAAASYAEVQVRINNPDANLPHFTTERIGYDNAVPRHGIHGLYRLYSINVPGNGFQRGNNTIFLTQTRCHDSFEAVMYDYIRFEGPAV